From a single Columba livia isolate bColLiv1 breed racing homer chromosome 19, bColLiv1.pat.W.v2, whole genome shotgun sequence genomic region:
- the CACFD1 gene encoding calcium channel flower homolog, translating into MSSQDEQFPAAAPEPAAPSTDDGMTWWYRWLCRIAGVLGGLSCAFAGLWNCVTINPLNIAAGVWMMLNAFVLFLCEAPFCCQFIEFANAVSTRADKLRPWQKAAFYCGMAAFPVMLSLTLTTLFGNAIAFATGVLYGLSALGKKGDAISYARIHQQQKQMDEEKLTGALEGQAL; encoded by the exons ATGAGCTCTCAGGATGAGCagttcccagcagcagcccctgagCCAGCGGCTCCCTCCACCGATGATGGCATGACCTGGTGGTACAGGTGGCTCTGCAGGATTGCCGGGGTCCTCGGGGGCCTGT CCTGTGCCTTCGCTGGTCTCTGGAACTGTGTCACCATCAACCCCCTGAACATCGCAGCCGGTGTGTGGATGAT GCTCAACGCCTTTGTCCTGTTCCTGTGCGAAGCCCCTTTCTGCTGCCAGTTCATCGAGTTCGCGAACGCCGTCTCCACAAGGGCGGACAAGCTGCGGCCCTGGCAGAAAGCTGCTTTCTACTGCGG GATGGCTGCGTTCCCGGTGATGCTCAGCCTGACACTGACCACACTCTTTGGAAACGCCATTGCCTTTGCCACCGGGGTGCTCTATGGCCTGTCGGCGCTTGGCAAAAA GGGAGATGCCATCTCCTATGCCCGGATccaccagcagcagaagcaaatgGATGAAGAGAAGCTCACAGGGGCCCTAGAGGGACAGGCTCTCTGA